In Helianthus annuus cultivar XRQ/B chromosome 8, HanXRQr2.0-SUNRISE, whole genome shotgun sequence, a single genomic region encodes these proteins:
- the LOC110875919 gene encoding uncharacterized protein LOC110875919, whose product MLNTDAQDRIVWRSREGTDMEYSTYVVWDDIRQVPDQVPWACIVWFPQAIPRHSFLMWLLVCKKLKTQDMMCKWRSAGNANYNLMCCSLCTSGPDSHDHLFFECEFASQIWYGVREKSGMRSIENTWEKILNHLLQHADSKQATHIIGKLVVGASAYFVWQERNNRLFSSKKRNAAQLIEVILMTVRMKLHTMKFRRTSHVNQVLLEWRLPRDLLMDQDKCG is encoded by the coding sequence ATGTTAAACACGGATGCTCAAGATAGGATTGTTTGGCGATCTAGAGAGGGTACTGATATGGAATATAGCACTTATGTCGTTTGGGATGATATACGCCAAGTGCCGGATCAGGTTCCTTGGGCTTGTATAGTGTGGTTTCCTCAGGCTATCCCTCGTCATTCGTTTCTAATGTGGCTTCTTGTTTGCAAGAAACTTAAAACTCAAGATATGATGTGCAAATGGCGATCGGCGGGTAATGCAAATTACAACCTCATGTGCTGTTCCTTATGTACATCGGGGCCTGACTCTCATGATCACCTCTTCTTTGAATGCGAATTTGCATCTCAGATTTGGTATGGGGTTCGAGAAAAATCTGGTATGCGAAGTATCGAAAATACGTGGGAGAAGATTTTGAATCATTTATTGCAGCATGCTGACTCTAAACAGGCTACTCATATCATTGGCAAGTTAGTGGTAGGGGCATCGGCTTACTTTGTTTGGCAGGAACGTAATAACCGTTTGTTCTCTTCGAAAAAAAGGAATGCAGCTCAATTGATTGAGGTGATTTTAATGACAGTCCGTATGAAGTTACACACAATGAAGTTTAGGAGGACAAGCCACGTGAATCAAGTTTTGCTCGAGTGGAGATTACCGCGAGATTTGCTTATGGATCAAGATAAATGCGGCTAG